The following proteins are encoded in a genomic region of Pikeienuella piscinae:
- a CDS encoding D-alanine--D-alanine ligase, with protein sequence MSSRTPRVAVLKGGWSAEREVSLVSGVECAKALRSAGFETVEIDAGRDLAAQIGAAAPDVVFNALHGRGGEDGCVQGLLEVLGIPYTNSGVLASALAMDKIRAKDVFAAAGVPVAPGRLVSREEVEGGHPMAPPYVVKPYNEGSSVGIYIVRESANGPARLDPGAPPVLMVEAYAPGRELTVSVVGDRALTVTDIVSTTGWYDYAAKYEAGGSRHVLPAEIPTDVFDACMDYALRCHQALGCRGVTRTDLRWDETKGVDGLIVLETNTQPGMTPTSLIPEQAAYCGMDFPELVRWIVEDASCGR encoded by the coding sequence ATGTCGAGCAGGACACCCCGCGTGGCGGTGCTGAAGGGCGGCTGGTCGGCCGAGCGCGAGGTTTCCCTCGTCTCGGGCGTCGAATGCGCCAAGGCGTTGCGAAGCGCGGGCTTTGAGACGGTCGAGATCGATGCGGGGCGCGACCTCGCGGCGCAGATTGGCGCGGCGGCGCCGGATGTCGTGTTCAACGCGCTGCACGGCCGGGGCGGCGAGGATGGCTGTGTTCAGGGTCTGCTCGAGGTTCTCGGCATACCCTACACCAATTCCGGCGTGCTCGCCTCGGCGCTGGCGATGGACAAGATCCGCGCCAAGGACGTTTTCGCCGCCGCCGGAGTTCCGGTCGCGCCGGGCCGCCTCGTCAGCCGCGAGGAGGTCGAGGGCGGCCACCCGATGGCGCCGCCCTATGTCGTCAAACCCTATAACGAGGGTTCGTCGGTCGGAATTTATATCGTCCGGGAGAGCGCGAACGGGCCGGCCCGGTTGGACCCCGGCGCGCCGCCTGTCCTGATGGTCGAGGCCTATGCGCCGGGGCGCGAGTTGACCGTTTCGGTGGTCGGCGACCGGGCGCTCACCGTCACCGACATCGTCTCGACCACCGGCTGGTACGACTACGCTGCGAAATACGAGGCGGGCGGCTCGCGCCATGTTCTGCCGGCGGAGATTCCCACAGATGTTTTCGACGCCTGCATGGATTACGCGCTTAGGTGCCATCAGGCGCTTGGTTGCCGCGGCGTGACACGCACCGATCTGCGCTGGGACGAAACGAAAGGCGTGGACGGCCTGATCGTGCTGGAGACGAACACCCAGCCTGGCATGACCCCGACATCGCTGATCCCCGAACAGGCGGCGTATTGCGGGATGGACTTCCCCGAACTCGTCCGCTGGATCGTGGAGGACGCTTCATGCGGGCGCTGA
- the murB gene encoding UDP-N-acetylmuramate dehydrogenase: MSASLDPDFVARFGARLTSRRPLADLTWLRVGGPAEWLFTPQDAGELAAFLAGLDPGVPVTPIGVGSNLIVRDGGVGGVVIRLAGRGFGGVEPLPGARLRAGAGMLDAAAAKAAAKAGIGGLEFLRTIPGAVGGAAAMNAGCYGTYMADVVESVEAVTRDGRRVTLSPDDMSFGYRSSAPPDGAIVTAVTLMGAPEAPEAIEARMAEALAKRAATQPVDERTAGSTFRNPAGFSSTGRDDHGQELMAWRLIDEAGCRGLRLGGAVMNVKHSNFLTNAGGASAADLENLGEMVRERVLKSSGMALEWEIRRIGDHPAA, from the coding sequence GTGAGCGCGTCGCTCGATCCGGATTTCGTCGCGCGTTTCGGCGCCCGGCTCACGTCCCGCCGGCCGCTCGCCGATCTCACCTGGCTGCGCGTCGGCGGGCCGGCGGAGTGGCTCTTCACGCCGCAGGACGCTGGCGAGCTCGCGGCGTTTCTCGCCGGGCTCGACCCCGGCGTTCCGGTCACGCCGATCGGCGTCGGCTCGAATCTGATCGTTCGTGACGGCGGCGTTGGCGGCGTGGTGATCCGGCTCGCCGGGCGGGGGTTCGGCGGTGTCGAGCCGCTGCCCGGCGCGCGGCTGCGCGCCGGCGCGGGGATGCTGGACGCGGCGGCGGCGAAAGCCGCGGCCAAGGCCGGGATTGGCGGGCTGGAGTTCCTGCGCACCATACCGGGCGCCGTCGGCGGCGCGGCGGCGATGAACGCCGGCTGTTACGGAACCTATATGGCCGATGTGGTGGAGAGCGTGGAGGCCGTGACGCGCGATGGGCGCAGAGTCACGCTCTCGCCAGATGATATGAGCTTCGGCTATCGGAGCTCCGCGCCGCCCGATGGGGCGATCGTCACCGCGGTGACGCTGATGGGCGCGCCCGAAGCGCCGGAAGCCATCGAGGCGCGGATGGCGGAGGCCTTGGCGAAGCGGGCGGCGACGCAGCCGGTCGACGAGCGCACTGCCGGTTCGACCTTTCGCAACCCGGCCGGTTTCTCCTCCACCGGGCGCGACGATCACGGGCAGGAGTTGATGGCCTGGCGGCTGATCGACGAGGCCGGCTGCCGCGGGCTTCGGCTTGGCGGGGCGGTGATGAACGTGAAGCATTCGAACTTCCTGACCAATGCGGGCGGCGCGAGCGCGGCCGATCTGGAGAATCTCGGCGAGATGGTGCGGGAAAGGGTTCTCAAATCATCCGGTATGGCGCTAGAGTGGGAAATCAGGCGGATCGGGGATCACCCGGCCGCGTGA
- the ftsA gene encoding cell division protein FtsA, whose translation MNPYLADMRAMRERLRAALRRGLIAVIDVGSSKTVCLIIQVDAAALERAEATGSAHDAHSALRVVGAGLTQSRGVKLGEIVEMDEAERAIRTALERAEKAAGARVDQVIATVSGARPKSMSSFGEIELEAEEATSQDISRALGAADWPDRREGREMIHAMPVNFTLDGRTATADPRGMAARTLAVDIHAVSVDRTPLRNLAASVRRCDLELAGVVAGSYAAGLASLVEDEQKLGAACIDLGAGSTDISVFLRGHLIHADSSRLGGDHLTQDISVGLSMPTADAERIKTRHGGALATGLDDRELIEAPHIGENHPAEQRRISRSALIGVIRPRLEEILEDARRRLDRAGFQHLPGRRIVLTGGGAQLTGVEETAQRILGRQVRTGRPMRIAGLPQSVSGPDCAAVVGLALHAARPQDEVWDFEPANAFPNKRRLIGAVRWFRDNW comes from the coding sequence ATGAATCCATATCTCGCAGACATGCGCGCAATGCGCGAACGCCTCCGCGCCGCGCTTCGGCGCGGCCTGATCGCGGTGATCGACGTCGGCTCTTCCAAGACCGTCTGTCTGATCATCCAGGTTGACGCGGCCGCCCTGGAACGGGCCGAGGCCACCGGCTCCGCGCATGACGCGCACAGCGCGCTGCGCGTCGTCGGCGCCGGGCTGACCCAGTCGCGCGGCGTGAAGCTTGGCGAGATCGTCGAGATGGACGAAGCCGAACGCGCGATCCGCACCGCGCTGGAGCGGGCCGAGAAAGCCGCCGGCGCCCGGGTCGATCAGGTCATCGCGACCGTTTCCGGGGCGCGGCCGAAAAGCATGTCGAGCTTCGGCGAGATCGAACTGGAGGCCGAAGAGGCGACGAGCCAGGATATCTCGCGCGCGCTTGGCGCCGCCGACTGGCCGGACCGGCGCGAAGGCCGCGAGATGATCCACGCGATGCCGGTCAACTTCACGCTTGACGGACGGACGGCGACAGCGGACCCACGCGGCATGGCGGCGCGGACGCTGGCCGTCGACATCCACGCCGTTTCGGTGGACCGCACGCCGCTTCGCAATCTCGCGGCGTCGGTCCGGCGCTGCGACCTGGAGCTTGCGGGCGTTGTCGCGGGCTCCTACGCCGCCGGGCTCGCGTCTCTTGTCGAGGACGAGCAGAAACTCGGCGCCGCCTGCATCGATCTCGGGGCCGGTTCGACCGACATCTCGGTTTTTCTTCGCGGCCACCTCATTCACGCCGACAGTTCGCGCCTCGGCGGCGATCACCTGACGCAGGACATCTCGGTCGGGCTGTCGATGCCGACGGCGGACGCCGAACGGATCAAGACCCGTCACGGCGGTGCGCTCGCCACCGGATTGGATGATCGCGAACTGATCGAGGCGCCGCATATCGGTGAAAACCACCCCGCCGAGCAACGGCGTATCTCCCGCTCCGCTCTCATCGGCGTGATCCGGCCGCGGCTGGAGGAGATATTGGAGGACGCGCGAAGGCGCCTCGATCGCGCGGGGTTCCAGCATCTGCCGGGTCGGCGGATCGTGCTCACCGGCGGCGGCGCGCAGCTGACCGGGGTGGAGGAAACCGCGCAGCGCATTCTCGGCCGGCAGGTGAGGACCGGGCGTCCGATGCGCATCGCCGGATTGCCGCAATCGGTCAGCGGACCGGATTGCGCGGCGGTGGTCGGGCTCGCGCTCCACGCGGCGCGGCCACAGGATGAGGTCTGGGATTTCGAGCCGGCGAACGCGTTTCCCAACAAGCGGCGGCTGATCGGCGCGGTGCGCTGGTTTCGCGACAATTGGTAG
- a CDS encoding cell division protein FtsQ/DivIB: MRALIRRVRRPDPAPSRLGFRLKRHWRSPAFRRSITVHAPLGVLLAALGWAGAQPGMRQAAMDRFETIRSAIVARPEFAIRHIEVRGASPMVTAELQDALAPWLGASSLAADAAAIRAAVDALGWVENASARLVAPETLIVTVKERVPAAIWRMGPLLMLLDAKGERIAPIEARAERPDLPVLAGQGADKAASEGLAVIAAAAGGVAQRLRGLVRVGERRWDAVIADGPVIMLPSSGAVEAMGYIAALDAGENVLDRDISHVDLRVQGRPTLRLTPDGLATFEVERKPKKPGKDA; the protein is encoded by the coding sequence ATGCGGGCGCTGATCCGGCGCGTCAGACGCCCTGACCCGGCGCCGTCGCGCCTCGGCTTCCGGCTCAAGCGGCATTGGCGCAGCCCGGCCTTTCGCCGTTCGATCACCGTCCATGCGCCGCTCGGCGTGCTCCTCGCCGCGCTCGGCTGGGCGGGGGCGCAGCCGGGCATGCGCCAGGCGGCGATGGACCGGTTCGAGACAATCCGCAGCGCCATCGTCGCGCGGCCGGAATTCGCCATCCGCCATATCGAGGTCCGCGGCGCCAGCCCGATGGTGACGGCGGAGCTGCAGGATGCGCTCGCGCCGTGGCTCGGCGCGTCCTCTCTGGCGGCGGACGCGGCGGCGATCCGCGCCGCGGTCGACGCCCTCGGCTGGGTCGAGAACGCCAGCGCCAGGCTGGTCGCGCCCGAGACGCTGATCGTCACGGTGAAGGAGCGCGTTCCCGCGGCGATCTGGCGGATGGGGCCGCTTCTCATGTTGCTCGACGCGAAGGGCGAGCGGATCGCCCCGATCGAGGCGCGCGCCGAACGGCCGGACCTTCCGGTGCTCGCCGGGCAGGGCGCTGACAAGGCGGCGTCGGAGGGGCTGGCGGTGATCGCCGCCGCCGCCGGCGGCGTCGCGCAGCGGCTCCGCGGCCTCGTCCGGGTCGGCGAGCGGCGCTGGGACGCGGTGATCGCGGACGGCCCGGTGATCATGCTGCCCTCCTCCGGCGCTGTCGAGGCGATGGGATACATCGCGGCGCTCGACGCCGGCGAGAATGTGCTCGACCGCGACATCAGCCATGTCGATCTGCGCGTTCAGGGCCGCCCCACGCTCAGACTGACCCCAGACGGCCTCGCGACGTTCGAGGTCGAGCGTAAACCCAAGAAGCCTGGTAAAGACGCATGA
- a CDS encoding outer membrane protein assembly factor BamD, whose amino-acid sequence MISAASLCRPNPGALLAVLFGGLALAGCSDEKSLVDDVRPAEEIFAEADFNAIEGDYVEAAQGYDEVERLYPYSTLAKTAMIRSAESYYRGGKYDEARLAAQRYLDFFPSDDDAAYAQYIVALTYYDQISDVERDQGDTIRARQALSEVIERYPDSDYARDAVLKRDLTLDNLAGKEMQIGRYYLGRGHYIAAINRFRRVVEQYSTTSQTPEALHRLVECYLGLGVTNEAQNAAAVLGYNYPGSEWYVDSYALLTGQRLGPEIDEESWLSRNFRKIVYGDQF is encoded by the coding sequence ATGATTTCCGCCGCCTCGCTTTGCCGGCCCAATCCGGGAGCGCTTCTGGCGGTTCTGTTCGGCGGGCTGGCGCTCGCCGGATGCTCTGACGAAAAGTCGCTGGTCGACGATGTGCGCCCGGCGGAGGAGATTTTCGCCGAGGCAGATTTCAACGCCATCGAGGGCGACTATGTCGAGGCGGCGCAGGGCTATGACGAGGTTGAGCGGCTCTACCCCTATTCCACGCTCGCCAAGACGGCGATGATCCGCTCGGCGGAGTCCTATTACCGCGGCGGAAAATACGATGAGGCGCGTCTCGCCGCGCAGCGCTATCTGGACTTTTTCCCCTCCGACGATGACGCCGCCTACGCGCAGTATATCGTCGCGCTTACCTATTACGACCAGATCTCCGATGTGGAGCGCGATCAGGGCGACACGATCCGCGCCCGGCAGGCCCTGAGCGAGGTGATCGAACGTTACCCGGATAGCGACTACGCGCGCGACGCGGTGCTGAAACGCGACCTCACGCTCGACAACCTCGCCGGCAAGGAGATGCAGATCGGGCGTTACTATCTGGGCCGGGGCCACTACATCGCGGCGATCAACCGGTTTCGCCGCGTGGTGGAGCAATACAGCACGACGAGCCAGACGCCGGAGGCGTTGCATCGCCTTGTCGAGTGCTATCTCGGCCTTGGCGTCACCAACGAGGCGCAGAACGCCGCCGCGGTGCTCGGCTACAACTATCCGGGTTCGGAATGGTATGTCGACAGTTACGCGCTGCTGACCGGCCAGCGGCTCGGCCCTGAGATCGACGAGGAAAGCTGGCTCAGCCGCAACTTCCGGAAGATTGTCTACGGCGACCAATTCTGA
- the murC gene encoding UDP-N-acetylmuramate--L-alanine ligase codes for MMTTAMPLDIGAIHFTGIGGIGMSGIAEVLLNLGYQVQGSDLKASAITERLKGMGATIFIGQAAANIADARVVVVSSAIKPGNPELDAARAASLPVVRRAEMLAELMRLRFNVAVAGTHGKTTTTSMVAALLEGGGLDPTVVNGGIIQNYGSNARLGAGEWMVVEADESDGTFVKLPATIAVVTNIDPEHMDHYGDIENLRDAFLAFVSNVPFYGLAVCCIDHPEVQRLVGLIDDRRVVTYGFSRQADVRGENLRYDNGRAVFDVAFHTGERMDGVTLPMPGEHNVSNALAAIAVARELGVREADICAAFDAFGGVRRRFTRVGDWNGAAIIDDYGHHPVEIAAVLKAARAACSGKLIAVHQPHRYSRLADLFEGFCAAFNDADIVGVAGVYAAGEAPIEGADRDTLVEGLRAHGHRQAYAVDDEAGLEAFVRAHAGPGDMVVCLGAGTISAWANALPAKLDR; via the coding sequence ATGATGACCACCGCCATGCCGCTCGATATCGGCGCGATCCATTTCACCGGCATCGGCGGCATCGGAATGTCCGGCATCGCCGAAGTGCTGCTCAATCTCGGCTACCAGGTGCAGGGTTCGGACCTGAAGGCGAGCGCGATCACCGAACGGCTGAAGGGCATGGGCGCGACGATCTTTATCGGGCAGGCCGCCGCGAATATCGCGGACGCCCGCGTTGTCGTGGTCTCCTCGGCGATCAAGCCCGGCAATCCTGAGCTCGACGCCGCGCGCGCGGCGTCGCTGCCGGTGGTGCGCCGGGCGGAGATGCTGGCGGAGCTGATGCGTCTGCGCTTCAACGTTGCGGTTGCGGGAACGCACGGCAAGACGACCACGACCTCGATGGTCGCGGCGCTGCTGGAGGGCGGCGGGCTCGACCCCACGGTCGTCAATGGCGGCATCATCCAGAATTACGGCTCCAACGCCCGGCTCGGCGCGGGCGAGTGGATGGTCGTCGAGGCGGATGAGAGCGACGGCACCTTCGTCAAGCTGCCGGCGACCATCGCCGTCGTCACCAATATCGATCCCGAACACATGGACCATTACGGCGATATCGAGAATCTCCGCGACGCGTTTCTCGCCTTCGTCTCCAATGTCCCGTTCTACGGGCTCGCGGTCTGCTGTATCGACCATCCGGAAGTGCAGCGCCTTGTCGGCCTGATCGACGACCGGCGGGTCGTGACCTACGGGTTTTCGCGGCAGGCCGATGTCAGGGGCGAGAATCTCCGCTACGACAACGGACGCGCGGTTTTCGATGTGGCCTTCCATACCGGCGAGCGTATGGACGGGGTTACGCTGCCGATGCCGGGCGAGCATAACGTCTCCAACGCGCTCGCCGCCATCGCCGTCGCGCGTGAGCTTGGCGTCCGGGAGGCGGATATCTGCGCCGCTTTCGACGCGTTCGGCGGGGTGAGGCGCCGCTTCACTCGCGTCGGAGACTGGAACGGCGCCGCCATCATCGACGATTACGGCCATCATCCGGTGGAGATCGCCGCCGTCCTGAAGGCTGCGCGCGCCGCCTGTTCGGGCAAGCTGATCGCGGTCCATCAGCCGCACCGCTACTCCCGACTCGCCGATCTGTTCGAGGGGTTTTGCGCCGCCTTCAACGACGCCGACATCGTCGGCGTCGCCGGCGTTTACGCCGCCGGCGAGGCGCCGATCGAAGGCGCCGATCGCGACACGCTGGTGGAAGGCTTGCGCGCCCACGGGCACCGTCAGGCCTACGCCGTCGACGATGAGGCCGGGCTGGAGGCGTTCGTGCGCGCCCATGCCGGGCCGGGCGACATGGTCGTCTGTCTCGGCGCCGGCACGATCTCCGCCTGGGCCAACGCGCTCCCTGCAAAGCTGGACAGGTGA
- a CDS encoding FecR family protein, whose protein sequence is MSVITKAAVAAIATLLVATPLGAQERAGRATAVQPAAFQATGAVGYAVKKNAEIYQQARVYTKQYGTIEIRLEDGTNLTVAPNASLVIDDYVFAGETRPGSLALSLSRGAIRMVSGRMPKDGVAVTTPVATIGVRGTTIWVSAASEQETEVWVTDGIGIVSTRDSAEVYELTAPAHATCSASGCEVGGSPPVPMINPLGRGTGAGGGFGGDREPEPEREGHSDRDG, encoded by the coding sequence ATGTCAGTCATCACGAAAGCGGCGGTAGCGGCGATCGCGACCCTTCTGGTCGCGACGCCGCTCGGCGCACAGGAGCGCGCCGGCCGGGCCACGGCCGTCCAGCCCGCCGCATTTCAGGCGACCGGCGCTGTCGGTTATGCTGTGAAGAAGAATGCGGAGATTTATCAACAGGCCCGCGTTTACACCAAGCAATATGGAACGATCGAAATCAGGTTGGAGGACGGCACGAACCTCACCGTGGCCCCCAACGCCTCTCTGGTGATCGACGATTACGTCTTCGCCGGTGAAACGCGGCCCGGTTCGCTGGCGCTATCGCTCAGCCGCGGCGCCATTCGGATGGTCAGCGGGCGGATGCCGAAGGACGGCGTCGCCGTGACCACGCCTGTGGCGACGATCGGCGTGCGCGGCACCACCATTTGGGTGAGCGCCGCGAGCGAACAGGAAACGGAGGTCTGGGTGACGGACGGGATCGGCATCGTCTCGACCAGGGACTCGGCTGAGGTATACGAATTAACCGCCCCCGCCCATGCGACCTGCTCGGCCAGCGGCTGCGAAGTTGGCGGCTCCCCGCCGGTTCCGATGATTAACCCGCTTGGCCGCGGCACGGGCGCCGGCGGCGGCTTCGGCGGCGACCGGGAGCCGGAGCCCGAGCGCGAAGGACATAGCGATCGAGACGGCTGA
- the ftsZ gene encoding cell division protein FtsZ, with product MALNLKSPEADELRPRITVFGVGGAGGNAVNNMIEKNLEGAEFVVANTDAQALQQTRSSRRLQLGVGVTQGLGAGARPDVGGAAAEESLDEIVQHLDGSHMCFITAGMGGGTGTGAAPVIARAAREMGILTVGVVTKPFQFEGTKRMTQADSGIDALQQVVDTLIIIPNQNLFRIANERTTFAEAFMMADDVLYQGVKGVTDLMVRPGLINLDFADVRSVMDEMGKAMMGTGEAEGETRAIDAAEKAIANPLLDEVSLKGAKGVLINITGGYDLTLFELDEAANRIRTEVDPEANIIVGSTLDPEMEGAMRVSVVATGIDAQAVEESQPRPSERRPATTARIVPATAEAPRRASAVAELPVADPEPEPAMRAESAPPARPVQKPALQPVQTAQREPEPEPNLFAEPEPSQDASFIAPAPVEPGDPRADAPDPAPRPAPQPRRAAHAGDPTPFTVAGMRQAAEATEADRGRFGLNSLIHRMTGGGGAKTGAAALGRAEPAAAQAVARRDPAPSYGRPVIDERHEEPADDDEDLRMEIPAFLRRQAN from the coding sequence ATGGCACTTAACCTGAAGTCGCCGGAAGCTGATGAGCTCCGGCCGCGCATCACCGTATTCGGCGTCGGCGGCGCTGGCGGCAACGCCGTCAACAACATGATCGAGAAAAATCTCGAAGGGGCCGAGTTCGTCGTCGCGAACACCGATGCGCAGGCGCTCCAGCAAACCAGGTCGAGTCGGCGTCTGCAGCTCGGCGTCGGCGTGACGCAGGGCCTCGGAGCCGGCGCGCGGCCGGATGTCGGCGGCGCCGCGGCGGAGGAAAGTCTCGACGAGATCGTTCAGCATCTCGACGGGAGCCACATGTGCTTCATCACCGCCGGCATGGGCGGCGGCACCGGCACCGGAGCGGCGCCCGTGATCGCCCGCGCGGCGCGCGAGATGGGCATCCTGACCGTCGGCGTCGTGACCAAGCCCTTCCAGTTCGAGGGCACGAAGCGCATGACGCAGGCCGACAGCGGCATCGATGCGCTGCAGCAGGTCGTCGATACGCTGATCATCATTCCGAATCAGAACCTCTTCCGCATCGCGAACGAGCGCACGACATTCGCGGAAGCCTTCATGATGGCGGACGACGTGCTCTATCAGGGCGTGAAGGGCGTGACCGATCTGATGGTCCGGCCGGGCCTGATCAATCTCGACTTCGCCGATGTGCGCTCCGTCATGGACGAGATGGGCAAGGCGATGATGGGGACGGGCGAGGCCGAGGGCGAGACGCGCGCAATCGACGCCGCCGAGAAGGCGATCGCCAATCCGCTGCTGGACGAAGTGTCGCTCAAGGGCGCCAAGGGCGTGCTGATCAACATCACCGGCGGTTACGACCTGACGCTGTTCGAACTCGACGAAGCCGCGAACCGCATCCGGACCGAGGTGGACCCGGAGGCGAACATCATCGTCGGCTCCACGCTTGATCCGGAAATGGAGGGCGCAATGCGCGTTTCCGTGGTCGCCACCGGAATCGACGCCCAGGCCGTCGAGGAGAGCCAGCCGCGCCCCTCGGAGCGCCGCCCGGCCACCACCGCGCGGATCGTGCCTGCGACGGCCGAGGCTCCGCGCCGCGCGTCCGCCGTGGCGGAACTGCCAGTGGCCGATCCGGAGCCGGAGCCGGCGATGCGCGCCGAGTCTGCGCCGCCGGCGCGGCCTGTTCAGAAACCTGCGTTGCAGCCGGTTCAGACGGCGCAGCGCGAACCCGAGCCGGAGCCGAATCTCTTCGCTGAGCCGGAACCGTCGCAAGACGCCAGCTTCATCGCGCCGGCCCCGGTCGAACCAGGCGACCCGCGCGCCGACGCGCCCGATCCCGCGCCGCGTCCGGCGCCGCAGCCGCGCCGGGCCGCACATGCGGGCGATCCGACTCCGTTCACGGTGGCGGGTATGCGTCAGGCGGCCGAGGCGACGGAGGCCGATCGCGGCCGCTTCGGACTCAACAGCCTGATCCATCGGATGACTGGCGGCGGCGGCGCCAAGACCGGCGCGGCGGCGCTCGGCCGAGCGGAGCCGGCCGCGGCGCAGGCGGTGGCTCGCCGCGATCCGGCGCCCAGCTATGGCCGGCCGGTGATCGACGAGCGGCACGAAGAGCCGGCGGATGACGACGAGGACCTCCGGATGGAGATCCCGGCGTTCCTGCGCCGGCAGGCGAACTGA
- the recN gene encoding DNA repair protein RecN, with amino-acid sequence MLESLEIRDVILIEMLTIGFSPGLNVLTGETGAGKSILLDALGFALGRVEARGLVRAGAKEGSVAATLRPGPDHPVRSVLAEAGLAPMEDTLILRRVAAASGPSRAYLNDQRVSAETLRAIGEALVEVHGQHDDRGLLNARGHRALLDVFARAEPELAACRAAHRVLRNSREALAATEAQVEAAARDRDFLEHSVAELSAFAPEQGEDDTLDARRRAMQAAARIGEEVQRAAALLGPEGAEGAALDAMRRLSGAAVHADGRLDPPIDALDRAIEALAGAAAGVEAALEEMAFDPMELERVEERLFALRALARKHDCAPDDLATLAATMESQLSALAQREEETESLRRAAAAAEAAHLHAVAALGAKRREAAIRLDKAVAAELPALKMERAEFSTRISAAEPGPEGGDQVAFEIAANPGAPAGPLGKVASGGELSRLLLALKVALTAEGSTGVMIFDEIDRGVGGATADAVGRRLARLAAGAQILVVTHSPQVAAFGRAQFRIEKTASGDQTRTSVTRLSDDERRDEIARMLSGDEITEAARGAAAALLSAAAG; translated from the coding sequence ATGCTGGAAAGCCTGGAGATCAGGGACGTCATTCTGATCGAGATGCTGACGATCGGCTTTTCGCCGGGGCTCAACGTGCTGACCGGAGAGACCGGGGCGGGGAAATCGATCCTGCTGGATGCGCTCGGCTTCGCCCTCGGTCGGGTCGAGGCGCGCGGGTTGGTCCGCGCCGGGGCGAAGGAGGGTTCCGTCGCCGCGACGTTGAGGCCGGGGCCGGATCATCCCGTCCGGTCAGTCCTGGCGGAGGCCGGTCTCGCGCCAATGGAGGACACGTTGATCTTGCGCCGCGTCGCGGCCGCTTCCGGCCCGTCACGCGCCTATCTCAACGACCAGCGGGTCAGCGCAGAGACGCTGCGCGCGATCGGCGAGGCGCTGGTCGAAGTCCACGGGCAGCACGACGACCGCGGCCTGCTGAATGCGCGCGGGCACCGTGCGCTTCTCGATGTCTTCGCGAGGGCGGAGCCGGAGCTGGCCGCCTGCCGCGCCGCGCACCGCGTGCTGCGAAACTCGCGTGAGGCGCTCGCCGCAACCGAGGCGCAAGTAGAGGCGGCCGCACGCGATCGCGATTTTCTGGAGCACAGCGTCGCCGAACTTTCCGCTTTCGCGCCGGAGCAAGGCGAGGATGACACGCTCGACGCGCGCCGCCGGGCGATGCAGGCCGCCGCGCGGATCGGCGAGGAGGTGCAGCGCGCCGCCGCGCTGCTCGGCCCGGAGGGCGCCGAGGGGGCGGCGCTCGACGCCATGCGCCGGCTCTCCGGCGCCGCGGTCCATGCGGATGGGCGGCTCGATCCGCCGATCGACGCGCTCGACCGTGCGATCGAGGCGCTTGCGGGCGCCGCCGCCGGCGTCGAGGCGGCGTTGGAGGAGATGGCGTTCGATCCGATGGAGCTGGAACGGGTGGAGGAGCGGCTCTTCGCGTTGCGCGCCCTCGCCCGCAAGCATGACTGCGCGCCCGACGATCTTGCGACGCTGGCCGCCACGATGGAGAGTCAGCTTTCCGCGCTGGCGCAGCGCGAGGAGGAGACGGAGTCGCTCCGCCGCGCCGCCGCCGCCGCCGAAGCAGCGCATCTCCACGCGGTGGCGGCGCTCGGCGCCAAGCGCCGCGAGGCGGCGATCCGGCTCGACAAGGCGGTCGCGGCCGAGCTGCCGGCGCTAAAAATGGAACGGGCGGAATTCTCCACGAGGATCAGCGCGGCGGAGCCCGGCCCGGAAGGCGGCGATCAGGTCGCGTTCGAGATTGCGGCCAATCCCGGCGCGCCGGCCGGGCCGCTCGGCAAGGTCGCCTCCGGCGGCGAGCTTTCGCGGCTGCTGCTCGCGCTCAAGGTCGCGCTGACGGCGGAGGGCTCCACCGGGGTGATGATCTTCGACGAGATCGATCGCGGCGTCGGCGGCGCGACGGCGGATGCGGTCGGGCGCAGGCTGGCGCGTCTCGCCGCCGGCGCGCAGATACTGGTCGTTACCCATTCACCGCAGGTCGCGGCCTTCGGCCGGGCGCAGTTCCGTATCGAGAAGACCGCGAGCGGCGATCAGACGCGCACTTCTGTCACACGGCTTTCCGATGACGAGCGCCGTGATGAAATCGCCCGGATGCTTTCCGGCGACGAGATCACCGAGGCGGCCCGCGGCGCGGCGGCCGCGCTGCTGAGCGCCGCCGCCGGCTGA